Sequence from the Fusobacteriaceae bacterium genome:
TATTGTGGGCGTCGATGAAGATAAATTATTCAATGCGCTCATTGACGCTGAGTTTGACGATTTTGAGGATTGTCTGCAATCTGAATGCGCCAAGTCAGTCGGGGTTGATTACATTGTAACAAGAAATGTAAGTGACTATGGTTCCGCGACGATTCCGGCTGTTACTCCAGAGGCTTTTTTCAAGAGATTTGAAAGCGGTTATGAAAAGCAATAAAACCGGTCGTTTGCCTCGACCTCTCTGTCGGCCCTGCGGCCGACGTCTCCCCTCACACCATCATGTGTTTCGTAAAATTGTTGCATTCCGCCGTAGTGGCTGCATCTCGGCATTTTTGGTCATGGTGGAGTTCCACCTTTGGGGTTGAGCTATGATTGCGATTCAGCCACGGGCTGGGATGTACGTGGTACAAGGGCAAGCTTTTTGCCCGGATTTTTTATTCTATAATATACCTTTCACTATGATTTCCAGAAACTGTCGGGGAGTCACGATCAACCGATCGGGCGGATAATGAAGGGTGTTGCCATTCATTCTTCCGTCTCGCTAAAACTCGCCCGCGCTTCCGCTATTTCCAGATTGATTTCATCTAAAGTTCGCTTGTCGCGCCCATTTTTTGCAGAAATAGCCTGAAGTTGCGCTGTGGCTTGGATTGATCTGGCGCGGCGAATTGCGGTCAAGGTTTCTTCGAAATTGTCTTCCGCAATGGAAATCATGAGCGCTGTTGGTTTTCCGTTATTTGTAATAATAACCTGCTGCTGTTCCTCAAGGGTAGTCCAGATATTTTTTGGCTGCGTTCGCAAATCTCTGACTGTAT
This genomic interval carries:
- a CDS encoding type II toxin-antitoxin system Phd/YefM family antitoxin — protein: MKFYTVRDLRTQPKNIWTTLEEQQQVIITNNGKPTALMISIAEDNFEETLTAIRRARSIQATAQLQAISAKNGRDKRTLDEINLEIAEARASFSETEE